TAGTCCTGGTGCTGGGCTCAGCCCTAAGCCCGGCTGTGTGGcccaggcctggctgtggcaccgagggctctgctgtggggctgggctgggctgggctgggccagCCCTCACCAGGACAAGACagaacgggcaggaactgatgcccaggaagttccacctgaacatgaggaagaacttttttgcatggcacaggttgcccagagagggtttggagtctccctcactggagactTCCAGAACCGTCTGGACACAATCcagtgccatgtgctctgggatgaccctgctggagcagggagatgggacTAGATGagccactgtggtcccttccagcctcaccCATTCTGTTGTTCTGTGATGTAGGGCTGGGATTTGGAGTTGTCACCATCCCAGGCCCTGGTGTCACTATTTTGGGGGCACCCGGCTGCAGGTTCCCATCCTAACTCCTCCCCAGGCACTGTATTTTAAGTGTCTCCCCTTGGTAAATCTTTGACATATACTGTGCTGCAGTGGTACAGGCCCTCACAGGAGGGTCCCCCTATGGTTTCTCACGGGTTAGTTGTTTGAGGTTTTAGTTCTTGGAACTGGCAGTGTTACTGGTGATATCTGTAAGTGCTCCCCTGGGCTTGGGAGTCCTTCCTCAGTGCCTTGTTGCCTTGGAGTTTATTTGTTAGGAGCACTAAGGGGAAGGCACAcactcccctccctcccacaaGCTCCTGGGAAACTGGGATGAGTCACCCGGGTGGGTGTCCCTGTCTGGCTCTGCTGGAGGCTAAGGAGGGACAGGTCtgtcagctggggctgggcaagGGTGTGCTAGGACTCTGTCTTGCTGAGCGTTTCCATttcacagagctggaggagaaatCGAGTGGTAAATAACACACTGCTGGCAAAGCACcaccagggctgttccctctATTTGATTTAGAATAGAATCCCCagatgctttgggttggaagggaccttaaagctcctccAGTCCtaccccctaccatgggcagggacaccttccactagcccaagttACTCCAAGCtttgtccaacctggccttggacacttccagggatggggcagccacagcttctcttggcaagctgtgccagggtctcaccaccctcacagggaagaatttcttcccaataacccatctaaccctgccctctggcagcgggaagccatttccccttgtcctgtcactccaggacCTTGTAAATactctctctgtgtttcttgtcagctccttcagctaatgaaaggccacaatcaggtcaccctgaagccttttcttcttcaggctgaacaatcccaattctctcagccttccccCATatcagagctgctccatccctctgatcctcttggtgcctcctctggactggctccagcagctccacgtccttcctgtgctgggcccccagggctggaggcagctctgcaggggggtcccacctgaggaggcagaggggcagaatccccccctcccctgctgcccacactgggggatcagcccagggcacagagggTTTCTGGACTGTGAGCACACATGGACAGGGCATATTCAGCTTTTcatcccccagcacccccaggtccttccctgcagggctgctctccatcccttctccacCCAAGTGTGccttgggattgccctgacccagctgTAAGATTTTgcacttggctttgttgaacGCTGTGAGGTTTGCACAgaccctgccctgtgctggggtgACAAACAGCAGCTGAGTCCCACTGTCATTTCTGGAGAATGCCAAGCAATCCaagttgattttctttttcccttgatAAATGCTGCCATGCAAACCACCGGAATGGAAGGGGGGGTGTATGACCCTGTGGCACTTCCCAAAGGGTTGTTGTGAAGTTGCGACCCGGCTGGCTGGGCTGTCACGAGGCCTGTCCTGGTACAGCCAAGCGCTCTGAGTGCAGCTTAACTTGGGGAACATGCAGCAGAACATGGCTTTATCTTTAGTGGAGGTTGCATCACagtcacagaatatcctgacctggaagggacccacaaggaccatccagtccaacccctggccctgcacaggacactccaacaatccctccatgtccctgagagtgtGGTACAAACgctgctggagctctggcagccttggggctgtgcccactgccctggggagcctgttcagtgcacaaccaccctctggaggaagaaccttttcctgagatccaagctaaccctcccctgacacagctccagccattcccttgGGTAAATCATTCTGTTAAGCAGCTTTTGGTCACAGAAGGGTTAGAATGAGTTTCTCTGTATTGAATCAGGGGTTTTCAACCTCAAGGATCTTCAGAGATGTTTAAAAAGCGAAGTGTAGTCAATCTTACCCCAAAATCCACAATGGGAACTCAATCTGCCACTGCAGGAACAGTGAAAAGGCCAGGGCTGTGCTTTGAAGTTTACTCATCTCCCATTTGCACTGAGTTTCCAgcttcagaattaaaaaaaaaaaattgttctttccATCAAAAAACTTACTTTCAGTGGGGAAGGGCACAACTTCCTGATGCTCTGGGTCAAGTTTACACAACTCCTGACAAATCTAGCCCCTATAAATAACACATCTCCCACTGCCCTTACTGCACCACAGGACTGCCCACACAGTGACCCACTacatttattctctttttagCTGACACACAGCACAGTGTGGGAGCCATAGGGAGATTAAACCCTCTAGAAGCTTCCTGGCCAGTTCCTGTAACTATTCCCTCTGCTCGCAGCCTGCAGGTGCAATGGCCACAGTGGCTTTCCTGGACACAGCACTagctcagctctgcttccctccGAGCACAGCCGCTCTCCTGTGGGCCAGCACTGTCACCATGCACGTCACCAGGCCCAAATCTGCCAAGGGACGCAGAAGGCCAAGCTTCAGCCACCCTCAGGATGTGGAAGCCTGTCCATGCCAAGTGCCTTCTTCCCCACCGGCAGCCTCTCCTCGGGGATTAGCGAGCAGCCAGAGAGCACCACTCACAAAACTGGCGTTCCCACCCACTCAGGTGTCTCCTGAGGAAATCCCGGAGCTCCTGCAGCAAGTGCCTCTGAAGACCTCCTCTTCCCTGAACAAGTACCGGGTGCTCCCCTCCATTGGCTGGAAGGGCGTAGGGAGCAATGCCATGGAAGCGCTGGCTCAACAGACCGACCGGCTGGAAGTGAGTGAGGGGCAGAAGAACACTCTGAAATTCAGCAAAACTCTGTCTGGAGAACAGGGATCTGGCAGTACACTGTCAGGAAGCGATGTTCCCGCTGAGGAGAGCTCCCACATGCACTGTCCCCCTGAGAAGTGGGGAAGGAAAATGAGGCAGGAGAGCCCTTCCATGTCCCCTCTAAGCTTAGAAGAGCCCCACGTGCTGCTCGCGGTCCGGTCTCCCTCTGGCCAGAGGTTTGAGCACCACTTCAAACCCTCTGACAGTCTCCTGACAGTCCTTGCCATGGCAGGACAGAAATTGTTGGCCAACTACCAACACTGCAGCATTGAAACGATGGAAGTCCCCCGGAGGAGCTTCTCTGACCTTACAAAGTCCCTCCACGAATGTGGGATCCTCCACAAGTCGGTGCTGTGCATTCGACAGGACAAGCAGCACGATGCAGCAGATCTTTAGGCACACGGAGATGGGTCGTTCTGCTGAGTGGGATGCGTTGCTTCTTCCAAAAAAAACTGAGTCTGATGTTTCCTGGGCCTACTCTTGCCATCTTTCACAAATTCCCATGAAGCAGTTATGGATGTTGAGAAATAGTATTTCAGGTGTATAAACCTGCATCATAAAGAGCAGCTTGTTTCACCTGTGCCATCACAAATTGCTTCCTGAGTGCCACCAACCTTCAGTCTTTTTGGTTTGTTGAAGTTGCTGATGTTCTTTTTTGAAAACTCAAGTTTCCAAGACCTCTCCTCTtgtccttttctctgttttgggaAGGTACTACTTCCCAGAGTGGATCTGGATGCACCTATTTGGGAAGGTAGAAACAGAACTGTTTTACCTGCAGGACTCAGTAGCTGATCATCATCCTAAACATCAAGAGACTGAAAAGGAGCTTAAACCCCTAAACCATCTGGAAGTAAGAGTATTAACACATTAATGGGTTATTAGGAAGTATTAAATTGCAAGACTGATTGTAAAATACCTGTGAGGGCTCAGCTCTTTCTGGGTAACCTCAGTCCAGCTCTTTACTGTGACTAAATCACTTTTTTAAGAACAAATAGTTATTACTTTGTCTTGGTGAGCAGCAGGATTTTCTCCTTAGTTTCCCTTCTCTCATTCAGCTTGTGTGATCTGTAGGTAAGAACAGATGAATAATTAAGAAGGGATGTTACAAATAACTCCATTTAACACCTTAACACTGAAGTGAGTTAGTCCAAGAAGCAAAGTGTTGTTTtgggaattttaaaataaaaatgtattaatgaGATTTGACTGAGGAATTGGCTCACACCATCTTTTACTAAACCATCATTAAAAGGCTGTTTGGCAGGTTTAGGTAACTACAACGTGCTTGtgctaaaaaaaatatcttctagTATCTAatgaaaattcaaataattCAATCTACTTAAAAAATGGATCACTTACTACAGAGATGAGCGACTTTAAATGGTTTGAGGCAAACCCAGTTTATTATTTCAAACCTCAGTGTAACTGCCAAACCAGCCCACCTCAGGAGCAGAAACACAACAGGAGCAGAAAGCTGATGCTGGTGCTGATCACAAGTGTAGTATCTGATGTTAAATAAGCGTTCAGGGTCCATGGCTTTATAGAACCAGTACCTGATGAAACAGTTACCTGCTGCTGTGGGTGATGGAATTGCACAGCAGCAATCCCAGATATTGAAACACACAGATGCCTTCAACTAAACCATAGCGGGGAACAAAGTAGTTCAGGAAAAGGAATGATTTTCTATATTCCCTTCAGCATTAGGTGGCTAAATCCCTTGTTCTGACTGTTGTGTACTGTGTTACTTCACCATTTCAGAGTGTTTCCATCCTGTGATAGTACAGCCAATAAAACCTTTCAGGCTGAAACTTGAACTTCAAATGATTTATGTGAGCTGGAGGTTTATCCGTCACATCTCCTCTTAAGAAATGCCCTTAATTTGATGGCAGATAGATCAGGGATTGCCCAGATCAGCCATCTGCCCTCCACACCACCTTGCACTGGCCTTCCTGGAGTTTGGATCTCCATCCTGTGTTGGATACAACACAGCAGTGAGGGAGGAAGCACTTTGGATCAGTGACAAGCTGTTATCAGACACAGGGACCACCACGGAGATGTGAAAGTGCAGGGGCTGATGCTCTAAGCAAGAACAGAAGAGTAAGATAACATAATAGCCTGGATCACAGTGGACTTCTCATGCTGGAGGATGTTCCTCCTGcatatctaagataaagctgGATGAGTTTGGTTCTAACCACCTCACCCAGATTACAGCATCTCCGAAGATGAGCATTTTAATGATTTCTTTGTCCAAAACCCACATGAAGTCTTTATCTAGGCAAGCACAGTACAGGGAAAACAACTATTTTCTTCCTCagtcctccttctcttcccttcaaaACTCTTCTGGGGAGGTTTTAGAAGCAAAAAGTCCAGCACAAGAAGCACTGGGAGGAATAACAATACTTATCTGACCTCATTTATTGTGTGACATCACTTAACAAAGTTCCTTGTGGGAATCTTTTAAGGATTTCAGCATTGAAATTCAGTCTGTCACAGAATGAGGTGGTCATAAATAGAAAACTTACTATGACTCCTGGGAATGTCCTTACCCGAGGCTTTTAAACACCAACAGAGCATTCAAGCAAGAAATCAGCAAAGGCATCATTCAGTATGTGTTCTTTATTCCAA
Above is a window of Pseudopipra pipra isolate bDixPip1 chromosome 22, bDixPip1.hap1, whole genome shotgun sequence DNA encoding:
- the UBXN10 gene encoding UBX domain-containing protein 10 translates to MATVAFLDTALAQLCFPPSTAALLWASTVTMHVTRPKSAKGRRRPSFSHPQDVEACPCQVPSSPPAASPRGLASSQRAPLTKLAFPPTQVSPEEIPELLQQVPLKTSSSLNKYRVLPSIGWKGVGSNAMEALAQQTDRLEVSEGQKNTLKFSKTLSGEQGSGSTLSGSDVPAEESSHMHCPPEKWGRKMRQESPSMSPLSLEEPHVLLAVRSPSGQRFEHHFKPSDSLLTVLAMAGQKLLANYQHCSIETMEVPRRSFSDLTKSLHECGILHKSVLCIRQDKQHDAADL